Proteins encoded in a region of the Zea mays cultivar B73 chromosome 2, Zm-B73-REFERENCE-NAM-5.0, whole genome shotgun sequence genome:
- the LOC100194073 gene encoding DIMBOA UDP-glucosyltransferase BX8, translating into MAGAQEAGDAPGHQPCARRVLVFPLPFQGHIDPMLHLAGVLHARGLAVTVLHTRFNALDPARHPEFQFVAVPDGTPADVAAMGRIIDIILAMNAAMEASPAVGEALRASAVAGQDGRPRASCLFVDANLLAVHRAARALGLPTLVLRTGSAACLGCFLAYPMLHEKGYLPPQESQLCTPVPELPPLRVKDLIYSKHSDHELMRKVLARGSETVRDCSGVVINTAEALEAAELGRLRDELVHLPVVLAAGPLHKLSSSRGAGSSLLAPDHSCIEWLDAQRPGSVLYVSFGSLAAMDSSELREVAWGLAECGHPFLWVVRPNMVRGCDVDSARQLPDGFEDAVKGRGVVVRWAPQQEVLAHRAVGGFWSHCGWNSTLEAVSEGVPMICRPDAVDQMMNTRYLQDVWGVGFELQGELERGKIKDAVRKLMGEREGAEMRRAAQELCAKLAGCLESTGSSQVAIDKLVSYILSL; encoded by the exons ATGGCCGGCGCCCAAGAAGCTGGCGACGCCCCTGGTCATCAGCCGTGCGCGCGGCGCGTGCTGGTGTTCCCGCTGCCCTTCCAGGGCCACATCGACCCGATGCTGCACCTGGCGGGCGTGCTCCACGCGCGGGGCCTCGCGGTGACCGTGCTCCACACGCGCTTCAACGCGTTGGACCCCGCGCGGCACCCGGAGTTCCAGTTCGTGGCCGTCCCCGACGGCACGCCCGCCGACGTCGCCGCCATGGGGAGGATCATCGACATCATCCTGGCCATGAACGCCGCCATGGAGGCGTCGCCGGCCGTCGGGGAGGCGCTGCGGGCGTCCGCGGTCGCGGGGCAGGACGGGCGGCCCCGCGCCTCGTGCCTCTTCGTCGACGCCAACCTCCTCGCCGTGCACAGGGCGGCCAGGGCGCTCGGACTGCCCACGCTGGTGCTGCGCACCGGGAGCGCCGCCTGCCTCGGCTGCTTCCTGGCCTACCCCATGCTCCACGAAAAGGGCTATCTGCCTCCGCAAG AGTCGCAGCTGTGCACGCCGGTGCCGGAGCTGCCACCACTCCGAGTGAAGGACCTGATCTACTCGAAGCACAGCGACCACGAGCTGATGCGCAAAGTCCTCGCCCGGGGCAGCGAAACAGTGAGAGATTGCTCCGGCGTCGTCATCAACACAGCCGAGGCACTGGAGGCAGCCGAGCTAGGGAGGCTCCGCGACGAGCTGGTCCACCTCCCGGTGGTGCTCGCCGCCGGCCCACTCCACAAGCTCTCCTCCTCCAGGGGCGCCGGGAGCAGCTTGCTCGCCCCGGACCACAGCTGCATCGAGTGGCTGGACGCGCAGCGGCCCGGGTCGGTGCTGTACGTGAGCTTCGGGAGCCTGGCGGCCATGGACTCGAGCGAGCTCCGGGAGGTGGCATGGGGTCTGGCGGAGTGCGGCCACCCCTTCCTATGGGTCGTCCGGCCCAACATGGTACGAGGCTGCGACGTCGACAGCGCGCGGCAGCTGCCGGATGGTTTCGAGGACGCCGTCAAGGGCAGAGGCGTGGTGGTCCGCTGGGCCCCGCAGCAGGAGGTGCTGGCCCACCGCGCAGTGGGTGGGTTCTGGAGCCACTGCGGGTGGAACTCGACTCTGGAGGCGGTCAGCGAGGGGGTCCCGATGATCTGCAGGCCGGACGCCGTGGACCAGATGATGAACACGAGGTACTTGCAGGACGTCTGGGGCGTCGGCTTCGAGCTCCAAGGGGAGCTGGAGAGGGGGAAGATCAAGGACGCGGTTAGGAAGTTGATGGGTGAGCGGGAGGGAGCTGAGATGAGAAGAGCAGCGCAAGAGCTTTGCGCGAAACTAGCAGGCTGCTTGGAGAGCACTGGGTCTTCTCAGGTTGCCATTGACAAGTTGGTTAGCTACATTCTGTCTCTGTGA
- the LOC100275878 gene encoding uncharacterized protein LOC100275878, which translates to MASVGFGTVAPAVASSPAARTTSMGRPSAAHVPAATTKFVAAAAGKRVEEKGLFDTIFGALYKEEQLLETDPVLNKVGSKGKAAAAPAPKKAAEEGGNGGLSLGGFFSRPKKG; encoded by the exons ATGGCATCAGTAGGCTTCGGCACGGTCGCGCCGGCCGTGGCATCATCGCCGGCGGCCAGGACGACGAGCATGGGCCGCCCCTCTGCGGCGCACGTCCCTGCGGCGACGACCAAGTTCGTCGCGGCGGCGGCGGGTAAGCGGGTGGAGGAGAAGGGCCTGTTCGACACCATCTTCGGCGCGCTGTACAAGGAGGAGCAGCTGCTGGAGACGGACCCCGTCCTGAACAAGGTGGGGAGCAAGGGcaaggccgccgccgccccggcgCCCAAGAAAGCCGCTGAAGAGGGCGGCAACGGCGGGCTCAGCCTCGGCGGGTTCTTCTCCAGGCCCAAGAAAGG TTGA
- the LOC100275878 gene encoding uncharacterized protein LOC100275878: MASVGFGTVAPAVASSPAARTTSMGRPSAAHVPAATTKFVAAAAGKRVEEKGLFDTIFGALYKEEQLLETDPVLNKVGSKGKAAAAPAPKKAAEEGGNGGLSLGGFFSRPKKG, encoded by the coding sequence ATGGCATCAGTAGGCTTCGGCACGGTCGCGCCGGCCGTGGCATCATCGCCGGCGGCCAGGACGACGAGCATGGGCCGCCCCTCTGCGGCGCACGTCCCTGCGGCGACGACCAAGTTCGTCGCGGCGGCGGCGGGTAAGCGGGTGGAGGAGAAGGGCCTGTTCGACACCATCTTCGGCGCGCTGTACAAGGAGGAGCAGCTGCTGGAGACGGACCCCGTCCTGAACAAGGTGGGGAGCAAGGGcaaggccgccgccgccccggcgCCCAAGAAAGCCGCTGAAGAGGGCGGCAACGGCGGGCTCAGCCTCGGCGGGTTCTTCTCCAGGCCCAAGAAAGGGTGA